TAGCGTGTAAGTGAGTCCGAGAGTAAAGTCAGCATAAGTTATCaagtatattttattatttaataatcatTGAGCTGGTAGAGAGTAAAGAAGTATCAAGGAACTAGAAATCAGGTACCGATCATATCTATTTACTTTACAAGGAGAACCCCTCAACTAATTTACATGATAATGAATGAAAAAATTAGTTAATCATCTTGGTACACAAGCAATTAAATACAGATTAAAATGGGAAAAACAAAAGCCAAAAATCAAAATCAGTTTactcaaaacaagaaaatgctaTCCCAATTCCAACGTTAGCTCACTGTGTTGTTGTTACTTGAGATTTTAACAATGACTGAAAGGGGAATGCTTAGGACATGACCTTGATCACCAAAGAGGCCAATCCTCCCAAAGCTTGCAACTGAACTGTTGGCGGTTGCGTTCATGAGCACAGACAAGACTTGCTTCTCGCCACCGGCAATGGTGAAGTGTGTTGGAGATACACTCACTGATACCCCGTAAGGTGCGCTCCAACCGACACTGTAGGTCTCATTTCCAGCAACGTTTTGGACTGTCCTCTGCACCACTCTTGATTGGTTCAGCTTCGAAATGGTGATTGAGGGCAAGTTCAGATCAGCGCCGTATACAGTAGAGTTATAGGACCAGCAGTTCTGACCAGTGTAGTTTAATACCACAGGAACTGAACCATTGATGCCACACAAGAATGCCATGTAATCATCATAACCTACGAAGAAAGGAACATTTATATTGAACTCCAACATCTAAAGGTTGCTCAGGCTTACTATTAGTTAATTTACCAGTCTCTAAGTCAACACCAACTTGCTGCTGAGACAATTTATCTTTAACCATATGACACTAATAATAATAAGGTAATTTAGTCCCTGAAATGCACAAGGCTCATAAAAACAGTCTCTGACTTTCAGAAATGACCAAACTTAGTCCTTGAATTTACAAATCATGAATCTTCGTTCATCCCTAATATGATCAATAAAGACTTCAATATGATCAATAGTAAGGTGATGTGGTTAAAGACTTCAATATGATCAACAAGTTTTCTAAATTAGTTTATTGGACTCATTTTGGTTAATTGGGGCACTAAAATGAGTTCAATTGACCACCATGGGGCACCTATTTTATCATACTGAAGTCTTAACCATGTTACGTTACCATTGGGAATGCCATGCTGACAAAGTAATGCTCCATGCTGCTAACGGCAGCTGAATTGGGACCGAATGGAGATATACAATTGTAAATTCAGAGACCAATTTGGTCATTTCCAAAAGTCAGAGGGACTATTTTGATGAGAGTTGAGAATTTCAAAGACCAAATTGGGCATTCCctcaatcatgaaaaataaaagtgaCACTTGAATGATTATTACGTATAGGTATAGTGCAAAATTTCTGACTCCAACTTTATCATGTTATCACTTATGATAGCTATCTAACCAACAAAACAATCATAGCTTATTTTCATACCATTTCAATACATTGAGACATGAGAACAACTATTGAAATATTATGAATAAAAGATTCCCGTAGTCACTTACTGGAATAAAAAATCAAACCGGGATTTAATGCTCCAGTTGCATTCAGAAAACCACTTCCCATGTCAAAAGGAGTTGCTGGAGATAGGTTTAGATCTGCCGAGGCATACGATCGCTGAGCCATTATTGGCCCACCATTCTTATCATGCTGAGAAGCAGTTGTGGAAAGTGCAGATGCAACGGCTGTAGGGCTGAAATTTGGGAATTTTTGTCTAACTAGGGCAGCAAGACCAGCAACATGAGGTGCAGCCATGCTTGTGCCTGACATAATTGCGAAATTCTCACCTATTTGTAATGCAAAAGAGACAAATTATTACTTAAAAAGATATTATGCTTATGATAGGTACCGAAAAACTTTAAACTAGACTATTTCTTTTATTCATGTGTAAAGGATTTTTATGTATTGACCTTGAAATTCAACAGAGTCGGTGCCAAGAGAACTCCAAGCAGCCCATATAAGATTTCCAGGAGCTAACAAGTTTGGCTTCAAGATGTCCGCTTCATGTGGAAGAGTGTCTTCTGGATCCGGTCCTCTGGCAGAGTAGTACATGACCTTCGGAGCAGCATTACTGTAGTTCGCTTTTAGTCCGCCACAGATACTCGCAACTGCGCCAAATTTATTAACTTTCTTTGAGACTGCATCAACTTCTAGTGAAGAGTTGTAGTATTGCATCAAAATCTGCccatttcaaaataaaactaaaatagtCAAATCAATCTTCACAAGCCCAAGAAATCAAATTGCAATACAAAGGGGGAACACAAAGAATGCACACCTTAGAATCATTTGTGGATGCAATTATTATGCCAGGCATTTTCATTGGAACTGGGTTAATCTGATAACCAATCACAAAAGGATCTATATAGAAAACAACTCCAGCTGCACTAAGATTCTTGGCCATTCCCAAGGTCTGTTTGATGGTGGAAAGCCCCAGCACAAATCGGATTGAATAGCTGCACATTAAGAGGTTCCCCCGGACCAAATCCTTACTGAACTTGCTCGCATCTTGGCACTCATTGACATACATATCATCAGGGTCAGCAGTATCATTGTTCAAAGCATGGTGTGCATGAACCAGTGTATAAAGTTTGCCTACACTTGTGCCAGCTGAACGGCATAATAAAAGTAAAGTGAAAAAACATGTTATAACTCATGAAGGGTCGATGCAACACAACATTAGTGAgcaaaaaatccttgaaaacaaCAAAAAACTGATCATCAAAATTGTATTAAGTGAAATGCAAATCTTGAATTGTATTTCTTGTATTTTTGGTACATGTTCTGGGGTGAAGGACAAAATCTTATGGTATTTAATCCAATGAACAATAGAAGAAAAAAGAATATAATAGTAGAGCTACTAAACTTCTGCAGATAATTGTGTTTTGTATAGAGATTGATTAGTTTCCGGCAACATTTTACTCTCCTAAGGTACCCATCTACCCATAATTTATAAATTAACGATTAAATGCGAAATTCACTTCCTGAATCTTATCAGTTTTTGATTCTCCGAGAAGCGAAAGACGCGGCCGAATAAGTAAAAGTGCATTACATTACTCTCCTGGCATGTTTCTAAAAATAGTTCATGTGTAGAGAGAAAGAGTAACTTACGCGCAAGTCCAACACCAGGTATGGTCACATTATTTCCAAGAAACATGGAGTTGCTATAAATCCGGTCATGAGAGGCAGCACCAACAGTAAAGATCCATGGACTGAAGGAGGAAACACTTGTCGGTGAAGGTCCTGTATTTCCTGCAGCTTGCACTACAAAAATACCGGCCTTTACAGCTGACAGCAATGCCATATCTATTGGATTGAAGAAAGTTGCAACGCCCGGAGGACGTCTATTCGGAGTGATTGATAAGCTAATTATGTCAACCCCATCCTGAGCTGCCTGCAAAACAATCAACCATGCTAAAGCCTTGCCAGAAGTGAAACACTGGAAGAGATTTACATCAATAGATTCCGAAAGCAACACGAAATGGAATCATTGCTACATATCAATATCACTATCATCTCAAAGAAACTGCCatgaaataaaatgaaaagaaaatgacaTTGGATTAACAAACATTTGCTCGGAAATATATTCAAGATTTATATATTTTATCAGGTAATCATGTTAAATCCATGTCAAACACAATGGAGAAAAGTAAAATTGTCATATATTCTGTTACATACCCTGGAGAGAGAGAGAATGCTGAGTCAGCAGCAAAGGCAGccaaaaaagggaagaaaataatcccTTTACCTTATCATTATtctagaagaagcaataaagaaAAGNAGCAAAGGCAGccaaaaaagggaagaaaataatcccTTTACCTTATCATTATtctagaagaagcaataaagaaAAGGGAGGAATAATAGGGCAGGAGAAATGTGTAATCATAAGTGACAATAATTAATGATTGAATTAGTCGGATAAGAGAATCAGGGAGGCGTAATCGTAGGAGTTGAATGCTAATTATGATAATTAATTTGAGGGAAGGTAATAAAAGGAGGAGCTGATTAGTGTGAGAGATAGGAAAGATTTGGAAAGGCCTAGGCTAGGAGAGTAGAGGACTCTCGAAATTCCTCTATTATCTTTTACTGTTCTATTGTATTTCTGTATTTCCATTAAAATAAATACCAGTGTAANNNNNNNNNNNNNNNNNNNNNNNNNNNNNNNNNNNNNNNNNNNNNNNNNNNNNNNNNNNNNNNNNNNNNNNNNNNNNNNNNNNNNNNNNNNNNNNNNNNNNNNNNNNNNNNNNNNNNNNNNNNNNNNNNNNNNNNNNNNNNNNNNNNNNNNNNNNNNNNNNNNNNNNNNNNNNNNNNNNNNNNNNNNNNNNNNNNNNNNNNNNNNNNNNNNNNNNNNNNNNNNNNNNNNNNNNNNNNNNNNNNNNNNNNNNNNNNNNNNNNNNNNNNNNNNNNNNNNNNNNNNNNNNNNNNNNNNNNNNNNNNNNNNNNNNNNNNNNNNNNNNNNNNNNNNNNNNNNNNNNNNNNNNNNNNNNNNNNNNNNNNNNNNNNNNNNNNNNNNNNNNNNNNNNNNNNNNNNNNNNNNNNNNNNNNNNNNNNNNNNNNNNNNNNNNNNNNNNNNNNNNNNNNNNNNNNNNNNNNNNNNNNNNNNNNNNNNNNNNNNNNNNNNNNNNNNNNNNNNNNNNNNNNNNNNNNNNNNNNNNNNNNNNNNNNNNNNNNNNNNNNNNNNNNNNNNNNNNNNNNNNNNNNNNNNNNNNNNNNNNNNNNNNNNNNNNNNNNNNNNNNNNNNNNNNNNNNNNNNNNNNNNNNNNNNNNNNNNNNNNNNNNNNNNNNNNNNNNNNNNNNNNNNNNNNNNNNNNNNNNNNNNNNNNNNNNNNNNNNNNNNNNNNNNNNNNNNNNNNNNNNNNNNNNNNNNNNNNNNNNNNNNNNNNNNNNNNNNNNNNNNNNNNNNNNNNNNNNNNNNNNNNNNNNNNNNNNNNNNNNNNNNNNNNNNNNNNNNNNNNNNNNNNNNNNNNNNNNNNNNNNNNNNNNNNNNNNNNNNNNNNNNNNNNNNNNNNNNNN
This genomic window from Arachis ipaensis cultivar K30076 unplaced genomic scaffold, Araip1.1 Aipa812, whole genome shotgun sequence contains:
- the LOC107624622 gene encoding subtilisin-like protease SBT2.3 (The sequence of the model RefSeq protein was modified relative to this genomic sequence to represent the inferred CDS: added 975 bases not found in genome assembly): MGSFDLKHLMLLFWFVLVVPHCLCEEDDSDDSSSAVYIVSLRNSPASHYYGELREMSSNGFQVKSGGGGGGASSGRIQFHKPRYGNATKTNKRYGSYVAQVHDSLLKKVLKGEKYLKVYSYHYLIDGFAVLVTQQQAEKLARSSEVSNVVLDFSVRTATTHTPQFLGLPQGAWSQEGGFEGAGEGVVIGFVDTGIDPTHPSFADNKSEHAYPVPAHFNGICEVTRDFPSGSCNRKLVGARHFAASAITRGIFNSTQDYASPFDGDGHGTHTAAVAAGNHGIPVIVAGHHFGNASGMAPRSHIAVYKALYKSFGGFAADVVAAIDQAAQDGVDIISLSITPNRRPPGVATFFNPIDMALLSAVKAGIFVVQAAGNTGPSPTSVSSFSPWIFTVGAASHDRIYSNSMFLGNNVTIPGVGLAPGTSVGKLYTLVHAHHALNNDTADPDDMYVNECQDASKFSKDLVRGNLLMCSYSIRFVLGLSTIKQTLGMAKNLSAAGVVFYIDPFVIGYQINPVPMKMPGIIIASTNDSKILMQYYNSSLEVDAVSKKVNKFGAVASICGGLKANYSNAAPKVMYYSARGPDPEDTLPHEADILKPNLLAPGNLIWAAWSSLGTDSVEFQGENFAIMSGTSMAAPHVAGLAALVRQKFPNFSPTAVASALSTTASQHDKNGGPIMAQRSYASADLNLSPATPFDMGSGFLNATGALNPGLIFYSSYDDYMAFLCGINGSVPVVLNYTGQNCWSYNSTVYGADLNLPSITISKLNQSRVVQRTVQNVAGNETYSVGWSAPYGVSVSVSPTHFTIAGGEKQVLSVLMNATANSSVASFGRIGLFGDQGHVLSIPLSVIVKISSNNNTVS